The genomic segment TGGCAGTCCAGCTCGCAGGGCCACCACTCGTCCTCGTCCTCGGGGGTGCCGCGGGTCGCGGTGAAGAAGAGGAGCCTGCCGTGTCCGTTGCTGCCGCCCGACTCGGCGACGGGGCCGACGTCGATGCCGGCCGCGAGGAGCCGCTCCAGGGCTTCGAGGCCCGCGTCCAGCGGTACGTCGAGGACGTCGTGGACCATGCCGGTCGCGGTGATGAAGTTGGCCTGGGGCTGGTGGCGCGCCCACCGCTCGATCTGGCCGCGGTCGGTCGTGGACTGCGTCTGCCAGGCGAAGGAGACGGGGTGCCGGGCCGGGGTGGGGCAGCCGATGCGGTCGCAGGAACATCGGTACCCCGACGGATACGCGGCGGGCGCGAGGGGCAGCCCGGCCCCCGCGGCGGCGAGGAGCAGGTCCTCGCGGGCCCGGTCATCCGCCGACGTGTCCTTCGGACGCCGGCGGAGCCACTGGGAAATCCTGCTCCGCCCGCCGGACCGGCTGCCGAACTCCGCGCCCATCTAGCCCCTCACCTCGCCGTTGTGCCGAAAGCATGACCCCATGGTCGCACCATCCTGCGCCTACGGGGGCCGGAGCTCACATCCGGGGTCCGCGGGGGTGATGCCAGCCTGTGGGTGACATAGCGGTCTATTTCAGTGCAAGGAGTGATGTACCGGCCTACCGTGGGCGCCATGGTCATTAGGACTGTGCTGACGGGCCTCACGGCGCTCACCCTCACGGCACCGAACGGCTTCCTCGCCCCGATCGAGTGGGGCGGCGGACCCCTGACCGTGGAGGCGCTCCCCCGCGTCGTCTACACGGCGCACCGCGGCGGAGCCCTGGAGGTACCGGAGAACAGCATGTCGGGCCTCCTGGCGGCCTTCGAACGCGGCACGGCACAGGTCATCGACTTCGATACGCGGATACTGCGCGACGGCACGCTGGTGGTCATGCACGACGACACCGTGGACCGCACCACGTACACCTCGGGTTCGGTCCGCCGCATGGACCGGTGGGACTGGCTGGGCGTCCGGCTGCGGCCGGGGACGGAGCTGCCGGGCAGCTGGCGGCCCGAGCGGCCGCCGACGGTCGCGGAGGTCCTCGACCGGTTCGGCGGGAAGATCATGCTGATGCTGGAGGCCAAGGATCCCAAGAGCCTCGATCCGCTGGCCCGGCTGATCCGCTCGCGCAGGCTGACCCGCTCGGTGTTCGTGAACACCAACGACCCGGCGGTCGCCCGGCGCGCCCACCGGCTCGGGCTGCTCGCCCAGCTGTGGCGTTCCCGGCGGCAGATGCTCACCGACCGCCCGGAGGGGTGGGCGGCGTTCGTGGACGTCCTGGACGTGGACCACAAGGCGCGCGACGGCGATCTGCTGCGCGCGGTCAACTCGGGCATCCCCCGGGTGTGGGCGCACACGGTGACCAGGCCGAGGCAGCGGGACCGGGTGCTGTGGCTCGGCTGCAACGGCGTGATCACGGACGCCCCCGGTCTGCTCTCGCGCACGCCGGTCAAGAAGTACAAGCCGGTGAAGGTGGGCGGGCCCGCCAGGCGCTGAGTCAGGACGTCGCGGGGCGCGGGGCGATGCCGTAGAGGGCGTACTCCACGAGCTTGTCGGCGTAGTCGTGGGTGAGGGGGCCCGAGCGCATCAGCCAGCGCTGGGCGAGCGGGCTCGACCACAGTTCCAGGGCGATGCGCGGGTCGATGCCGGGGGCGACCTGGCCTGCCTCGCGGGCCTGCTCGACGCGGGTCACGTAGAGCTGGAGCTGCGGCTCCAGGAGCTTCTCGACGAATTCGGCGCCCAGCTCGGGGTTGAGCAGTCCCTCGGCGGCCAGCGCGCGGTAGGGGGCGTCGTACTTGGCGTCGTTGAACTCGTCGACGGTGGCCCGCAGCACGTACTTGAGGTCGGCCTCCAGGTCGCCCGTGTTCGGGATCTCCGTCTGGACGTCGGTCCGGCCCGCGCCCTCGCTCGCGGCGCGGGCGGCCTGTTCGCCGAGGTCGAGGAAGGCGTCGAGCAGGACGGCGCCCTTGGACGTCCACCAGCGGTAGATCGTCTGCTTGCCGACGCCGGCGCGGGCGGCGATGGCCTCGATCGTGAGCTTCGCGTAGCCGACCTCGGTGACGAGGGCGAGGGCGGCGTCGTAGATCGCGCGGCGCGAGCGTTCGCTGCGGCGCGTGGAGTCGGGAGCTGTCTTCTGGGCCATGCCTCGAATGTAGCAGCGGGCGAACCGAGACGTCCCGTCTTGACAAGACGTGTCGTCTCGCCGGGTGCCCGCGTCCGGCATGGCACGGATGGTGCGGTGACCATTTCGGCAACCACCCGTTCGGTGCACAGCGCGAAGGCTCCTCACACCGCACTATGGGCATCAACTGCCCCACCAAGGGCAGCACATGACCCTGCGGTACGTGAGGAGCCTTCTTTGTCCCGTAATCCTCGCTCTCCTCGGCGCGCCACACCCCGGCGCTATCTGATGTGCCCACCGGCACACTTCAAGGTCACCTACTCCATCAACCCCTGGATGGACCCCGCCAAACCGGTCGACGTCCCCCTCGCCATCGCCCAGTGGGAGGACCTGCGCGACCGCTACCGCTCGCTCGGCCACACCGTCGAGGAGCTCACCCCCCGGCCCGGCCTGCCGGACATGGTCTACGCGGCGAACGGCGCGACCGTCGTCGGGGGCCGCGTGCTCGGCGCCCGCTTCGCCTACGCCGAGCGCGAGCAGGAGGCCGCGGCCCACCTGGAGTGGTTCCGCGCCCACGGCTTCACCGAGATCCACGAACCCGTCCACATCAACGAGGGCGAGGGCGACTTCGCCGTCACCGCCTCCTACGTCCTGGCAGGACGCGGCTTCCGGGCCAGCCCGCTCTCCCACGGCGAGGCACAGGAGTGCTTCGGCCGCCCGGTCATCGGCCTCGACCTCGTCGACCCCCGCTACTACCACCTGGACACGGCGCTCGCCGTCCTGGACGACGCGGCGGACGAGGTCATGTACTACCCGCCGGCCTTCTCGCCCGGCAGCCGCGCGGTCCTGCGGCGGCTCTTCCCCGACGCGCTGATCGCCGAGGAGCCCGACGCCGTGGCGCTCGGGCTCAACGCCGTGTCCGACGGGCTCCACGTGCTGCTCCCGCAGGCCGCGGCGGGCCTCTTCCAGCCGCTGCGCGAGCGCGGCTACGAACCCGTCCCGATGGATCTGAGCGAACTGCTCAAGGGCGGCGGCAGCGTGAAGTGCTGCACGCAGGAGCTGCGGAGCTAGCCGGCCGCCCGTCAGCCCTTTCGCAGTTCGGCCGGGCAGAGCCGGCGCGGCTCGTCGTCGCCCTTCAGGCGGGCGTCGACGCAGCCGCCCGGCAGCCCGCCGTGCGCCTTTGTGCCGAAGTTGGCCGTGACGGTCAGCGTGCCCCCGCCGAACACCGTGCGCTGGACCGAATTCCCGGCGGTATCGGCGGTCAGGCGCTCGTACGAGGTGAGGGGCTCGATGCCCGCGGCCTCGTGCAGCGGCGCGAAGTACTTCTGGAGCGCGGCGAGTTCGGCGCCGTGCTTCTTCAGGGACGGGCCGTCGAGGACGTAGTTGAGGGGGGTGTTGTAGAGCATCGCGGTCAGCGCGCGGTCGGTCTTCTGGTCCGGCAGCTTCTCGTACGAGAGCTCCCAGCGCTCGGCGTTGACGAGCGAGCCGTGCAGCGCGGTCTCGTAGAGCGGCACGCGGTAGCGCGGGTCGTACATCGCCTTGGCGAGTTCGGCGGGCAATGCGACCGGCTTGAAGAAGACGCCGGGAGCGGTCTCCGGGTAGTAGCCGCCCCACTTCTCGCGGTCCTTCTGCAGCTTCCACAGGCCGTCGGCGACCGGGGTGCCCGCGCCGTGGTCGAAGGCGAGGGCCTGGTTCGCCCAGGCTCCGGCGGTCTCCGAGCCGAGGACGAGGCCGCCCTTCCCGTGCTCCGCGATGCGCTTCATCCGCGCGAGGCGGTTCGTGCGGTCCTTCGCCTTGGTCATGCGGTGACCCTCGGCGTGGTCGCGGAAGAGTTCGCCGGTGGCGTCCACGTCGAGGAAGTAGCTGTCGGCGCCGTTGGCGACCATGGAGCGGGTGCGGTCAGCGAGGTGGTGCTCGCGCGGCTCGGACTGCTCGAAGGCCTGGGAGCTGAGGTAGCAGCCGCGGCCGCCGAACCCGGTCTCGGGCTTGCCCTCGGCGTCCCGCACGCAGTAGTCGGGGTAGACGGTGCCCGGCCAGGCGGAGGTGGGGCTGTCGGCGCTCTTCGGGTCCTGGCCGTTGGCGAACGAGTCGTAGGGGCCGACGAGGTAGCCGGCCTTCTCGGCGGCGCTCACCGCGGCCTTGTCCATGGGGTCCGGTCCCGCGTCGTAGCCGAGCCACATCCGGTCGACGCCGAGCCTGCGCAACTGCCGCACGCCCTCCGCCTTGCGGGCGGTGCCCCAGGTGTAGGCGTGGAAGGCGCCGAGGAGTCTCTCCGTGGCGGGGTTCTTCGCGATCTTCCGCTTCAGGCTGCCGAGTCGGCCGCGCTCGGCGAGCCAGGAGCGGTAGTCGGCGGCGGGCGCCACGGGGTTGCCGTCGGTCAGGGCGAACGTGACGGTGTAGTCGCGGGTGCCCTCGCCGCGGTCGAAGGTGTGCCGCGCGGTGGTGCGCAGCCTTCCCTTGTCGGCGGTGAAGCCGAGGTCGGTGCCGATGTCGGTGGGGGTGAGGTAGCTGACTCCGGTGCGCTTCCCGGTGTGCTTGCCGAGGGTGTAGCCCCACAGGGGCAGGGTGAGCCCTTCGCTCATGTCGACGGTGCTGCCCGCGAGTTGCCCCTTCCCCTTCGTCCAGAAGGCGTCCTTGACGGGTATGTCCAGGCCTTCTCCGCGGGGCAGTTGGAGCGAGGTGGCGGTGGCGTCGGTGCCGGTGACGGGCCAGCTGACGTCGGTGTCGCGGTGCGCCTTCATGCTGAGGGAGAGGCGGCCGTGGTCGGTGCGCGCGGTGACGTCGATGCCGCGCCCGGGGTAGCTCCAGCGGGCCCGGCCCTCGCCGGTACGGGTCACGGGGCCCGGCTTGCCGAGGTCGGTGCCGGCGGCGTCGGAGAGGGTGAGGGCACGTCCTGAGCCGGTGCGGGCGCGGACGGCGAGCGTGGCGGTGTCGACGACCGCGGTGCCGCCGTCGAGGGAGAGTTCGACGTCGCGGCCGTGCGGCTCCTCCGCGCCCGCGGTGAAGGCGTAGGTCGTGGCGCCCGCAGCGGCGACAGCGAGGGCGATGGACAGGGCGAGGAAACGGGTCTCCGACCGCCTGCGGGCGTGGCCGGGAGAACTGCTCTTGTTGGGCATGGAGTAGTGGATAGTCGCCGCCTCTAAGAACCTCTTAAGAACGGGGACGGCTCGGCCGGGAGCAGGGGCGGTTCAGCCACCTGGCCGACTTCGTGCTAACAATACGAACGCAACATCGCACCACCACAACCAAAAAGTCGGGTCCCACCGGGGCCCAGGGGGAAGAAGAGGTATCAGCGCAGTGAACCGCATGCGCACGTCCGCCGCAGTTCTGGCCACCGCGGGGGCGCTCACCGCCGCTCAGCTGGGCCTGGCCGGGTCCGCTTCCGCGGCGTCCGGGCCGACCGTCAAATCCGCGCCGCGGGCCGTCGACGGCTGCCCGATCGACATCGTCTACCCGAAGCGCTTCTCGTACGACCGGTACGGGAACGTCACCAACGGTGGCCTGTACTTCGGCATCAAGAGCAAGACGACGAAGAGCATCAAGAAGGTCACCTTCACGGTGACCAACACGAAGAACGTCCGCTTCCGCACGGCGAAGCCGACGGGCGGCAAGATCACGCACCGCACGACGAAGACCGTCTCGGTCTACGACAAGACCTTCACGGGCAAGCAGAAGCTCGGCTTCAAGGTGCAGACGCGGCTGCTCAACACCCGTTCGTTCGGTGTGAAGTTCACCCTGCGCGGGTCCGGCTGGAACTGCGCGGTGAACCAGGGGACCTGGGGCCCCAGGTAGTTCACTCCGCGGACCGGGGCGGCCACGCGTCGCCCCAGTCCGCGTCGCGCGCCGCGCGGTAGAGGGGACCGTGGCGCTTGGTCACGGTCTTCCTGCGCAGCGCCTCGTCCGGTTCGCACAGGTCGAGGAGGACCTGACCCTTGCGGATCTGCGGGCGGCGCACGATGCGCGTGGGCGCGGGGTCCGGGTCGAAGCGGACCGCGGCGACGTAACTGAACTTCTCGTCCTCGTACGCCAGGGAGCCGCCCTTGACCTGGCGGTGCAGGGACGATCTGCTGACCCGCGCGGAGAAGTGGCACCAGTCCGTGCCGGGCTCGATGGGGCAGGCGGCGCTGTGCGGGCAGGGCGCGGCGACGCGGTAGCCCGCGGCGATGAGGCGGTCGCGTGCCTCGATGACGCGGTGGTAGCCGTCGGGGGTGCCGGGCTCGATGACGACGACGGCCTGTTCCGCCGCGTCGGCGGCGGCGTCGACGACGGATCGCCGGTCGGCTTCGGTGAGCTCGCCCAGCACATACGACACGGTGACGAGATCGGTGCTCTCCATCGCGAGCGCCGCTCCGATACGGGAGCGCTGCCACTGCACGCCGCGCAGCTGGGGCGCCGCGTCGGCCAGCTCCCGCCCGAGAGCGAGCGCGGGTTCGGCCCAGTCGAGCACGGTTACGGGCCGCTCCCCCGCCCAGGTCGCGGCGACGGCCCACGTGGCCGCGCCGGTCCCGCCGCCCACGTCCACGTGACTCCCGGGCGCCCACCCGTTCGGCGCCGCGTCCGCCAGCGCACCGAGCGCGCTCCGAACGGCTTCGAACGTCGCGGGCATCCGGTACGCCGCGTAGGCCGCGACATCCGCCCGGTCCCGCAGAATCGGCGCGTCGGTAGGGGTGCGCCCCCGGTAGTTGGCGATCAGCCGCTCGACGGCCTGGGCCGCCTGTCGCGGCGGAAGACCGTCCAGAAGCCCGGCGAGGGCGGCGCGCAGAATCTCGGCCGTGGAGGCGGCGGCCGTGGCGGGGGTGGGGACGTTCACCCGGTGATTCTACGGGCCGCGACGCGTCTGCCCGGCCCGGGCGGTCCAGCGACTGCGGCCCCGTCGTGGCCGCTCGCGCAGTTCCCCGCGCCCCTGAAATCCCCCCGGCACCGCCAAGGGGACGCGACGCGTCTGCCCGGCCCGGGCTGTTCGACAGGTGCGGACCCGTCGTGGCTGGTCGCGCAGTTCCCCGCGCCCCTAAAACGTCCCCGGCACCGCTGGCAGGGGCTGGTTGCTTGGGGGCGCGGGGGACTGCGCGAGCGGGCGGCGTCGGGCCGCAGACGCCGGCGCAGTTCAGGCGGGCAGACGAGCCCGCGTCACCGCCGCGGGCAAGCGCAGCGCTACCGCCCTCGCGCCGCGCGAGCAAGCCGCGTGGCCGCTGCCGCCCGCGGCGCGTTGTCCGGGGGCCGCCGGCGCGGGTGGACCGTGTTGGCGAGCAGAACCAAGAACGTGTCCGTCGACGGGTCGAGCACCAGCGACGTCCCCGTGAACCCCGTGTGGCCCGCCGCCCCCCGCCCCGCGAGCTCCCCCATGAACCACGGCTGGTCGATGCCGAACCCGAGGCCGGATCCCGCGAGCATCAGTTCGACGAAGTCGGGGCCGAGGATGCGGGCCCGGCCGTACGACCCGCCGCACAGCAGCGTGCGGCAGAGCACCGCCAGGTCCCGCGCCGTCGAGAAGAGCCCCGCGTGCCCGGCGACACCGCCGAGCGCCCACGCGTTCTCGTCGTGAACGGTGCCGCGCAGCATCCCGCGGTCGGCCTTCGCCCAGGGCTTGCGCTGGTCCTCCGTCGCCGCCGCGTCGGGGCGCGGCCCGAAGCCCGTGGCGGTCATGCCGAGCGGCCGGGTGATGCCCTCGCGGATGAGGTCGTCCAGGGGGCGGCGGGTGAGGCGCTCCAGGATGTGCTGGAGGAGCAGCATGTTCAGGTCGGAGTAGACGTAGTCGCCGGGGGCGGTGACAGGGGCCTCGGCGCGCAGCGCCGCGAGGCGTGCCGCGGAGTCGGGGCAGTCGTACAGCGGCAGCTCGGGCCGCAGCCCGGAGGTGTGGGTGAGCAGCTGGCGCACCGTGATGCGGTGCTGCGCCGCGGCCGTGAACTCGGGAACGTACGCCCCGACGAGCGCGTCGATGCCGAGCGTGCCGCGCTCCAGCTGCTGCACGGCGGCGACGGTCGTGAACAGTTTGGTGAGCGAGGCGAGGTCGAAGGGCGTGGTGGTGCGCATCGGGACCCGCCATTCGGGGGGCAGCTCGACGCCGCGGTCCGTCTCCGGGTCGTACGAGGCGTAGCGCACCGCCCACCCCGCCGCCTCCTCCGCCGCGATGACGGGCCCGCGGCCCACGAGGACGACGGCGCCCGCGCACCACGGTCTCGGCCCGCGCGTCAGGTCGGCCACCTCGGCGACGAGGCGGCCGATCTCGTCGGGGTCGAGGCCCGCGCGGTCCGGGGTGCCGGGGCGCAGGAGTCTGGGTGCGCTCAGTGGTCCGCCTCCGTCGCGTGCGTCGTGGGTCCGTGCTGCCAGGGGCGGCACAGTCCTACGAAGCATGCGATGGCTGCCAGCGCGCAGGCCAGCTGGACCACGGCCATCGGGACGGCCGTGTCCTCGCCCGCGATGCCGACGAGCGGCGAGGCGACGGCGCCGACGAGGAAGGAGGAGGTGCCGAGGAGTGCGGAGGCGGAGCCCGCGGCGTGCGGGGTGCGGATGAGGGCGAGGGACTGGGTGTTGGGCAGGGTGAGGCCCATCGACGACATGAGGACGAAGAGTCCGGCGGCGACGGGGAGCAGGCCGACGTCGCCGAAGACGCCGGTCGTCATGAGGAGGAGCGCGACCGCGGCGACGGTGACCATGGCGAGGCCGACGGCGAGGACCTTGTTGAGGCTGGTGCGGCCGACGAGGACCTTGCCGTTGATCTGGCCCGCGGCGATCAGTCCGACGGAGTTGACGCCGAAGAGGAGGCTGAAGGTCTGCGGGGACGCGCCGTAGATCTCCTGGATCACGAAGGGCGATGCGGAGATGTACGCGAAGAGTGCGGCGAACGCGAAGCCGCCCGCGATCATGTAGCCGGCGAAGACGCGGTCGGCGAGGAGCGACTTCATGGTGCGCAGCGCCTCGACGGTGCCGCCGCCGTGCCGCTTCTCGGGGGCGAGGGTCTCGGGGAGGCGGCGCCAGACCAGCAGGGTCAGGGCGGTACCGACGACCGTGAGGACGACGAAGATGCCGCGCCAGTCGGTGAAGCGGAGCACCTGGCCGCCGATGAGGGGCGCGGCGACGGGGGCGACGCCGGAGATCAGCATCAGGGTGGAGAAGAAGCGGGCCATGGCCACGCCGTCGTACAGGTCGCGGACGATCGCGCGGGCGATGACGATGCCGGCGGAGCCCGCGAGGCCCTGGAGCAGCCGGAAGCCGATGAGGAGCTCGGCGGTGGGTGCGAACGCGCAGGTCGCGGTGGCGATGACGTAGACGAGGAGGCCGATGAGGAGCGGGCGGCGGCGGCCCCACTTGTCGCTCATGGGGCCGACGACGAGCTGGCCGAGTGCCATGCCCATGAGGCAGGCGGTGAGAGTCAGCTGGACGGTCGCGGCCGGGGCGCTCAGGGCGTCGGTGACCTCCGGCAGCGCCGGCAGGTACATGTCCATGGAGAGCGCGGGGACGGCGGTGAGGCCGCCGAGCACGAGGGTGACCAGGGCTCCGGTACGGCGGAGGGCGGCGGGGCCGGATGGCTCCGCCGCCTTCGTTATCGCGTGGTCTTCGGTGGCCTGCCCGAGCTCAGGCATCGCGCCCCTCCCAGTCGCTGCGTTTCGCCTCTGCCGGCTTCTATCGTCGCAGCTGTGGGCGGGTGGTCCGGACCGCTTTCCGCTACGCCGGGTGCAGGCCCGGCTTCCCCGCCTCCGTCACGAAGGACGCCGCCGTGCTGATGGGGGCGCCCGGCTTGCTGATCTGGGGGACCGTCTTGAAGTCGGCGAGGGCGGAGTCGCGGTCGAGGGCGACGGTCACGTAGCCGCGGCGGCCGTTGTAGAACTTCATGTGCGGGTTGGCCTTCATGAGCGTCTCCCAGTTGGCCGGCTTGTCGGCGCCGTCCTTGCCGCTCGCGATGGAGGTGGCGACGATCTCCGTGCCGACGTTCTTCGAGGACGGGTCGTCGAAGTCGTCCTTGATGTCGAAGGCGTAGCCGACGTGGACGTCGCCGGTGAGGACCATGAGGTTGTCGATGCCCGCGGCCTCGGCGCCCGCGAGGACCCGGTTGCGGGAGGCGCGGTAGCCGTCCCAGGCGTCCATGGAGAGCTTGGCCTGCGCGTTGAGGTCCAGCCTGCGCTCGGAGAAGGCGACCTGCTGCGGGACGACGTTCCACAGGGCGTTCGAGCGCCGCCAGCCGTCGAGGAGCCAGCGCTCCTGGGTGGCGCCGGTGATGCTGCGCGCCGGGTCGTCCGACTCGGGGCCCGGGACGTGGGCCTTGTCGCCGTAGGCCTGGTCGGAGCGGTACTGGCGGGTGTCCAGGATGTCGAACTGGGCGAGGCGGCCCCAGGTGAGGCGCCGGTAGAGCTGCAGGTCGGGTCCGCTCGGCGTCTGCGCGCGGCGCAGCGGCTGGTTCTCCCAGTAGGCGCGGTAGGCGGCGGCGCGGCGGAGCAGGAACTCGGCCGGCGGGTCGTCGTTCTCGGAGATGTCGTCGGCGTAGTTGTTCTCGGTCTCGTGGTCGTCCCAGGTGACGACGAAGGGGTGCGCGGCGTGTGCGGCGCGCAGGTCGGGGTCGTGCTTGTAGAGGGCGTACCGCAGGCGGTAGTCCTCCAGGGTCTTCGTCTCCTTGTTGAAGTGTGCGGGCAGCGTGCGGTCGGTGTAGTTGCGGGCGCCGCCGGTCGCGTCGACCGCGTACTCGTAGAGGTAGTCGCCGAGGTGGAAGACGACGTCGACGTCGTCCTGGGCGAGGTGCTTGTAGGCGGTGAAGTAGCCGTCGTGGTACGCCTGGCAGGAGACGGCGGCGAGGGTGAGGCTCCCGGCGCGGCTGACTGCGGCGGGCGCGGTGCGGGTGCGGCCCGTCTCGCTGATCCAGCTGCCCGTCCTGAAGCGGAACCAGTAGGTGCGGCCCGGGAGCAGGTGTTCCGCCTCGACGTGCACGGTGTGGCTGAACTCGGGGTGCGCGGTGACCGTGCCCCGTCTGGCGACGCGGCGGAAGCGGGCGTCGTGGGCGATCTCCCACTGGACGGTGACGCGCCGGCGCGGGAGGCCGCCGCCGGGCTCGTAGGGGGCGGGGGCGAGTCGGGTCCAGAGCAGGACCGAGGTGGGCTGCGGGTCGCCCGAGGCGACACCGAGGGTGAAGGGGTTGTCCGCGATGCGGCGGGCGTCGAGCTCGGCCGCGCCCGCGACGCCCGCGGTGGGCAGGTTGGTCGCGAAGGCGAGCGCGGCGGCGGCGCCCGTGACGGTGAGGAAACGGCGGCGTCCCAGGTGCTGGGCGGCGGCCCGGATCTCGGATGCGTGCTGCTGGCCTGTGTTGGTCATGTGGCCCTCCCCTGACGATTGGTGTCAGGGGCATGGAAGTGGTGGGGGACGACGCGCGACTGTCGCGTACACAACACCCGTATGGCGGGCGGATGATGTCCGTGTGGACGCCCCTCCCGTACGCTGCGGGGCCATGAACGCTGAGCGAACTGACGCATCGAACGGGTCGGGGACCACCCCTTCCGGAGCCTCGTCCAAGGTCGCCGTGGTGACCGGCGCCGGGTCCGGAATCGGCCGTTCCGTCGCCCTCGAACTGCTCGCCGCGGGCTGGTCCGTCGCGCTCGCGGGCCGCCGCACGGAGACCCTGGAGGAGACGGCGGCCCTCGCGGCGGCCGCGTCGGGCGCACGGGACGACGCGGTTCTCCGCGTACGGACGGACGTCTCGCGCCCCGAGGACGTGACGGCCCTCTTCTCCCGCGTCGCCGCCGGATTCGGCCGTCTGGACCTCCTCTTCAACAACGCCGGCACGTTCGGCCCCGGCGGCGTCCCGGTCGAGGAACTCCCCTACGACGCCTGGCGCCACGTCGTCGACACCAACCTGAACGGCGCGTTCCTGTGCGCGCAGGCGGCGTTCCGCCAGATGAAGGAGCAGGACCCGCAGGGCGGCCGCATCATCAACAACGGCTCCATCTCGGCCCACGCCCCGCGCCCGAACTCGGTGGCGTACACGGCGACGAAGCACGCCCTGACCGGTCTGACGAAGTCACTCTCCCTGGACGGCAGGCCGTACCGCATCGCGGTCGGCCAGATCGACATCGGCAACGCCGCGACCGACATGACCGAACGCATGCAGTCCGGAATTCTCCAGGCGAACGGCCAGTTGGCGAGCGAGCCGGTGATGGACGTGACGGACGTGGCCCGCACGGTGCGGCACATGGCGGAACTGCCCCTGGAGGCGAACGTTCAGTTCGCGACGGTCCTCGCGACGAACATGCCGTACGTCGGCAGAGGCTGAGACGACGAGATCTCCACAAGTGGAATAGGAAGTACCGCATCAATCCGCGCCAGTGCTCCCCTTATGCTCAGTTCCTCTCCACGAGAACTTCACACTTGGAGCACTCCTTGCGCATACGCACCACGGCCCCCGCCGTCCTCGCCGCCGCCGCCCTTTCGGTCTCGCTGCTCGCCGCGTCCCCCGCGTCGGCGGCGACGGCGCGCCACCAGGGCGGGCTGCACCTCGGGACCATCCAGTACGACAGCCCGGGCCGGGACACCCGTTCGAACTCCTCGCTGAACGCGGAGTGGGTGAACATCCACAACAGCAGCCGCTCGGCGATTCAGCTCAAGGGCTACAAGCTGAAGGACGACACCGGCTACACGTACACCTTCGGCAGCTACAAGATCGGCGCCGGCAAGACCGTCAAGGTCCGCACCGGCAGGGGCTCCGACGCCTCCGGCGTGCGCTACTGGGGCCGCGGCAACTACGTCTGGAACAACACCGGCGACAAGGCCCGCCTGATCAAGCCGAGCGGCTCGCAGCTCGACTCCTGCAAGTGGACGCGGCAGGGTTCGGGCTCCATCAGCTGCCACTGACCCGGCTGCCACTGACCACCATCAGGGGGTGGGGGGAAGGGCGACCGCTCCGCGGCGAGGGCCCCGCGGTTGGGGCCGCGGGAACGAACCACGCCGCGGAACGGTCGCCCTGCGACAGAGACCGGGAACGGTCAGGCCTGTCCCGTCTCGAAGCGGGAGATCTTGCCGTCGTCGACGGTGAAGTACCACTTCGTCCGCATCTCGCCCCACGTGTCGTTGCGGTACGACGCCGTCAGCACGCGGCCGCCGTCCGACTCGGAATCGATGTCCATGTGGCCGTGGGACGAGAAGATCTCGCGCTCCGCCCAGTCGGCGACGTCCCGGTCGGTGCCGTCGTCCGCCATGGTCGCGCCGGGCGCGAGGAGGGCGTCGAAGGCGGCCCTGTCGTGGGAGTTCACCGCGGTCACGAAGGCGCGGACCGTGGGGTCTGCGAGCCGGTTCACCTGGATGCTCATGGGTTCACGGTCACACCGGGCGGCGTCCGTCGCCACCGCTGCCCCGCCGGACGGGCGTCACCCGTACGGCCCGTGGGGCCGGGTGCCCGCGGCCGGTCCGGTGGACGGTGGAGGCGGACGCGACCGCCACCCCGCCGAGGGGCCGAACCAGGAGTTCCCCATGACCACCTGCACGTGCCTGGACCGCCGTGACCTCGGACTGCTGCTGCTCCGCGCGGGCACCGGCGGGGTGCTCGCCGCACACGGCGCCCAGAAGCTGTTCGGCTGGTTCGGCGGCGGCGGTGTCGCGGGCACCGGCGCCTTCATGGAATCCATCGGGTACGCGCCGGGCCGCCTGAACGCCGTCGTCGCGGGCCTCTGCG from the Streptomyces venezuelae genome contains:
- a CDS encoding small ribosomal subunit Rsm22 family protein gives rise to the protein MNVPTPATAAASTAEILRAALAGLLDGLPPRQAAQAVERLIANYRGRTPTDAPILRDRADVAAYAAYRMPATFEAVRSALGALADAAPNGWAPGSHVDVGGGTGAATWAVAATWAGERPVTVLDWAEPALALGRELADAAPQLRGVQWQRSRIGAALAMESTDLVTVSYVLGELTEADRRSVVDAAADAAEQAVVVIEPGTPDGYHRVIEARDRLIAAGYRVAAPCPHSAACPIEPGTDWCHFSARVSRSSLHRQVKGGSLAYEDEKFSYVAAVRFDPDPAPTRIVRRPQIRKGQVLLDLCEPDEALRRKTVTKRHGPLYRAARDADWGDAWPPRSAE
- a CDS encoding serine hydrolase domain-containing protein encodes the protein MLRRTVPPLAARTHDARDGGGPLSAPRLLRPGTPDRAGLDPDEIGRLVAEVADLTRGPRPWCAGAVVLVGRGPVIAAEEAAGWAVRYASYDPETDRGVELPPEWRVPMRTTTPFDLASLTKLFTTVAAVQQLERGTLGIDALVGAYVPEFTAAAQHRITVRQLLTHTSGLRPELPLYDCPDSAARLAALRAEAPVTAPGDYVYSDLNMLLLQHILERLTRRPLDDLIREGITRPLGMTATGFGPRPDAAATEDQRKPWAKADRGMLRGTVHDENAWALGGVAGHAGLFSTARDLAVLCRTLLCGGSYGRARILGPDFVELMLAGSGLGFGIDQPWFMGELAGRGAAGHTGFTGTSLVLDPSTDTFLVLLANTVHPRRRPPDNAPRAAAATRLARAARGR
- a CDS encoding multidrug effflux MFS transporter; amino-acid sequence: MPELGQATEDHAITKAAEPSGPAALRRTGALVTLVLGGLTAVPALSMDMYLPALPEVTDALSAPAATVQLTLTACLMGMALGQLVVGPMSDKWGRRRPLLIGLLVYVIATATCAFAPTAELLIGFRLLQGLAGSAGIVIARAIVRDLYDGVAMARFFSTLMLISGVAPVAAPLIGGQVLRFTDWRGIFVVLTVVGTALTLLVWRRLPETLAPEKRHGGGTVEALRTMKSLLADRVFAGYMIAGGFAFAALFAYISASPFVIQEIYGASPQTFSLLFGVNSVGLIAAGQINGKVLVGRTSLNKVLAVGLAMVTVAAVALLLMTTGVFGDVGLLPVAAGLFVLMSSMGLTLPNTQSLALIRTPHAAGSASALLGTSSFLVGAVASPLVGIAGEDTAVPMAVVQLACALAAIACFVGLCRPWQHGPTTHATEADH
- a CDS encoding alkaline phosphatase D family protein; its protein translation is MTNTGQQHASEIRAAAQHLGRRRFLTVTGAAAALAFATNLPTAGVAGAAELDARRIADNPFTLGVASGDPQPTSVLLWTRLAPAPYEPGGGLPRRRVTVQWEIAHDARFRRVARRGTVTAHPEFSHTVHVEAEHLLPGRTYWFRFRTGSWISETGRTRTAPAAVSRAGSLTLAAVSCQAYHDGYFTAYKHLAQDDVDVVFHLGDYLYEYAVDATGGARNYTDRTLPAHFNKETKTLEDYRLRYALYKHDPDLRAAHAAHPFVVTWDDHETENNYADDISENDDPPAEFLLRRAAAYRAYWENQPLRRAQTPSGPDLQLYRRLTWGRLAQFDILDTRQYRSDQAYGDKAHVPGPESDDPARSITGATQERWLLDGWRRSNALWNVVPQQVAFSERRLDLNAQAKLSMDAWDGYRASRNRVLAGAEAAGIDNLMVLTGDVHVGYAFDIKDDFDDPSSKNVGTEIVATSIASGKDGADKPANWETLMKANPHMKFYNGRRGYVTVALDRDSALADFKTVPQISKPGAPISTAASFVTEAGKPGLHPA
- a CDS encoding SDR family oxidoreductase; its protein translation is MNAERTDASNGSGTTPSGASSKVAVVTGAGSGIGRSVALELLAAGWSVALAGRRTETLEETAALAAAASGARDDAVLRVRTDVSRPEDVTALFSRVAAGFGRLDLLFNNAGTFGPGGVPVEELPYDAWRHVVDTNLNGAFLCAQAAFRQMKEQDPQGGRIINNGSISAHAPRPNSVAYTATKHALTGLTKSLSLDGRPYRIAVGQIDIGNAATDMTERMQSGILQANGQLASEPVMDVTDVARTVRHMAELPLEANVQFATVLATNMPYVGRG